The bacterium genome window below encodes:
- a CDS encoding FAD-dependent oxidoreductase, which yields MSKVKLILEGKEVITQEDKTILEVAKAEGISIPTLCHDPNLEPFTSCFICVVEVEGRRGLVPACATKVTEGMVVRTNTEAVQRARKLCLELLLSDHYGDCLPPCQMACPAGIRVKEYLALIREGQYREAVRVIKENNPLPSICGRVCVRFCEEACRRNLVEEPVAINFLKRFAADYDLAAETSYQPASTFSPHPQSAIPNPQSAIPNPQSDHRVALIGAGPASLSAAYYLSLKGYACTIFEALPQPGGMLRYGIPEYRLPKAVLDKEIQTITDLGVEIKTGQRLGKNFHLEDLFEQGFGAIFLGIGAQGSYTLGVEGEEVEGVLSGVEFLRDIGLGKDVQIFGRVAIIGGGNTAIDAARSALRLGADETLLLYRRSRQEMPANDYEVHQAELEGVKYHFLTAPTRVIRQNGRVSELECVKMELGEPDASGRRRPMRVEGSEFKIKVDFVIAAIGQFPETSGLEKAGIELERGQIKVRSGIYMTSREGVFAAGDAVTGAATVIEAIAGGRQAAEAIDQYFQGKIEAGVIPFNVSKGELSEIDRTEFEAVERKPRVRMPELNKEDRLTGFDEVELGLEEDQAVTEAGRCLECGCIAVDDCSLRKYAVEYQPDPHKFKGGAIHIYPIDRSNPLVGHDPNKCIRCGRCVRICAEIKELGALGFVNRGFEAIIKPTFDQPLAETTCDSCGKCVIACPTGALFGDFTPDP from the coding sequence ATGTCCAAGGTAAAACTTATTCTGGAGGGAAAAGAAGTAATCACCCAGGAAGATAAAACTATCCTTGAAGTAGCCAAAGCCGAAGGGATTTCTATTCCTACTCTCTGTCACGATCCGAATCTGGAACCCTTTACCTCTTGCTTTATCTGCGTGGTTGAGGTCGAAGGCCGGCGGGGGTTGGTTCCGGCCTGCGCCACCAAGGTTACGGAAGGGATGGTGGTCAGAACTAACACCGAAGCCGTCCAGAGGGCCAGAAAACTGTGCCTGGAACTTCTCTTGTCAGACCATTATGGTGATTGCCTCCCCCCCTGCCAGATGGCCTGCCCGGCCGGGATAAGGGTCAAGGAATACCTGGCCCTTATCCGGGAAGGTCAATACCGGGAGGCGGTCAGGGTAATAAAAGAGAACAATCCCCTGCCTTCTATCTGCGGTCGGGTATGTGTTCGATTTTGTGAAGAGGCCTGTCGAAGAAATCTGGTGGAAGAACCGGTAGCCATTAATTTTCTGAAGCGATTTGCGGCTGACTACGACCTGGCCGCTGAGACTTCATACCAACCAGCGTCTACTTTTTCTCCCCATCCGCAATCCGCAATCCCCAATCCCCAATCCGCAATCCCCAATCCGCAATCCGATCACCGGGTGGCCTTGATTGGGGCCGGACCGGCTTCCCTTTCGGCGGCCTATTATCTTTCCCTGAAAGGATATGCCTGCACCATCTTTGAGGCGCTTCCCCAGCCAGGCGGGATGTTAAGATACGGCATCCCTGAATACCGGCTTCCTAAGGCTGTGTTAGATAAAGAGATACAGACTATTACCGATTTAGGAGTTGAAATCAAGACAGGTCAGCGGCTGGGTAAGAACTTCCATCTGGAAGATCTCTTTGAGCAAGGCTTTGGGGCCATCTTTTTGGGAATTGGGGCCCAGGGGAGCTACACCTTGGGGGTAGAAGGAGAAGAGGTTGAAGGGGTACTTTCCGGGGTGGAATTCCTGCGAGATATTGGCTTGGGCAAAGATGTCCAGATCTTCGGGCGAGTAGCTATTATCGGTGGAGGTAATACGGCCATTGATGCGGCTCGAAGCGCACTCCGGTTGGGTGCTGATGAGACTCTCCTCCTTTACCGCCGCTCCAGGCAAGAGATGCCGGCGAATGACTATGAGGTCCACCAGGCCGAGTTAGAGGGGGTAAAATATCACTTCCTAACTGCTCCAACCAGGGTCATCCGTCAAAATGGCCGTGTCTCTGAACTGGAGTGTGTTAAGATGGAGTTGGGTGAGCCGGATGCCAGCGGCCGCAGACGACCGATGCGGGTGGAAGGATCCGAATTCAAGATAAAAGTAGACTTTGTTATTGCGGCTATTGGTCAGTTCCCTGAAACCAGTGGCCTGGAGAAAGCCGGTATTGAATTAGAACGCGGGCAAATCAAGGTCAGATCGGGAATATATATGACCAGCCGAGAAGGTGTTTTTGCCGCAGGTGATGCCGTGACTGGCGCGGCTACGGTTATTGAGGCCATCGCTGGTGGAAGGCAGGCAGCAGAAGCCATCGATCAGTATTTCCAGGGTAAGATAGAGGCTGGGGTGATCCCCTTTAATGTAAGCAAGGGGGAGTTATCAGAGATAGATCGGACTGAATTTGAGGCAGTGGAACGAAAGCCACGGGTTAGGATGCCGGAGTTGAATAAGGAAGATCGCCTGACCGGTTTTGATGAGGTAGAGCTGGGGCTGGAAGAGGATCAGGCGGTGACTGAAGCCGGACGATGCCTTGAATGCGGCTGCATCGCGGTGGATGATTGTTCTTTAAGAAAATATGCCGTTGAATATCAACCCGATCCGCACAAATTCAAGGGGGGGGCCATACATATATATCCTATCGACCGTTCTAATCCCTTAGTCGGACATGACCCCAACAAATGCATTCGCTGCGGCCGCTGTGTTCGCATCTGTGCTGAGATAAAAGAGTTAGGCGCCCTTGGTTTTGTCAATCGGGGTTTTGAGGCCATAATAAAACCTACCTTTGACCAACCCTTAGCAGAGACCACTTGTGACTCCTGCGGTAAATGCGTTATTGCCTGCCCCACTGGCGCCCTGTTCGGTGATTTCACACCTGATCCGTAA
- a CDS encoding DUF6036 family nucleotidyltransferase, with the protein MPNILDLREKLKKAASIENPLKKRLWILAVITEALHPYNVKPILIGGGAVEYYTFGGYATFDLDMAVSDHQILTEVMDNLGLKKEGRYWSSEDLDIVIESPAGSLEGEEAPLTKVEIEDMSCYIIGLEDLIIDRLNGYVHWHWEDDRRWVMNLISLHKSEIDWDYLKKKAQQEATLKELLEIKEETEEIGD; encoded by the coding sequence ATGCCCAATATCCTTGATCTCAGGGAGAAGTTAAAAAAGGCCGCCTCTATTGAAAACCCCTTAAAGAAGAGGCTCTGGATACTGGCTGTCATTACTGAGGCCTTACACCCTTATAACGTCAAGCCCATTCTTATTGGGGGAGGGGCAGTCGAATATTACACCTTTGGTGGTTACGCCACCTTTGATCTGGATATGGCGGTATCAGACCATCAAATCCTGACGGAAGTGATGGATAACTTGGGACTTAAAAAGGAAGGGCGCTATTGGTCCAGCGAAGATCTCGATATAGTTATTGAATCACCTGCCGGATCCCTGGAAGGCGAAGAGGCCCCTCTGACTAAAGTAGAGATTGAAGATATGAGCTGTTACATTATCGGCCTGGAAGACCTTATTATTGACAGACTAAATGGGTATGTCCACTGGCATTGGGAAGATGACCGCCGCTGGGTGATGAATCTTATCAGCTTGCACAAGTCTGAAATTGACTGGGATTATCTTAAAAAAAAGGCGCAACAAGAGGCCACCCTTAAAGAGTTGTTGGAAATCAAAGAGGAGACGGAAGAAATTGGCGATTGA
- the nuoF gene encoding NADH-quinone oxidoreductase subunit NuoF produces MENKWRVVVGLGSCGVASDGRGVYKALEEGIAQRKLSAEMEETGCLGMCYNEVLVDVIDPQGRRTLYKEVTPEKTDRLLDEHLLEGKPITEWIARAEGVVTDDDAFLKDQKRIVLRNCGLISPESIEEYQARDGYQALKRVLKEMTPAQVISEVLDSGLRGRGGAGFPTGLKWRLAAQSDTKPKYFICNADEGDPGAFMDRSVLEGDPHSVIEGMLIGAYAIGAGVGYIYVRAEYPLAVARLKIAIKQAKDQGILGQNILGSNFSFDLKIKEGAGAFVCGEETALIASIEGKRGMPRLRPPFPAVSGLWGKPTNINNVETLANIPWIILNGAGAFASLGTEKSKGSKVFALAGKIKRGGLVEVPMGLSLREIIFDIGGGIKEDREFKAVQLGGPSGGCIPAYLLDTPIDYEAITATGAIMGSGGMVVMDETTCMVDIARFFLNFTQAESCGKCTFCRLGTKRMLEILERICQGEGRIEDLKLLEELSESVKTTSLCGLGQTAPNPVLTTLRYFREEYEAHIIEKRCPARSCRPLLTFTVIEELCTGCGLCAKVCPVEAAKGKKKEPYSIDQTLCTKCGQCLAKCKFEAIRVE; encoded by the coding sequence ATGGAAAATAAATGGCGGGTAGTGGTTGGTCTGGGCAGTTGTGGGGTCGCTTCCGATGGACGGGGAGTGTATAAGGCCCTGGAAGAAGGCATAGCCCAACGTAAATTATCGGCTGAGATGGAAGAGACCGGCTGTCTGGGGATGTGCTATAATGAGGTGCTGGTTGATGTTATCGACCCCCAAGGCAGGCGGACACTTTACAAAGAGGTCACCCCGGAGAAGACAGACCGCCTCCTGGATGAGCATCTCCTCGAGGGCAAACCAATTACCGAATGGATCGCCCGGGCTGAAGGAGTAGTAACAGATGATGACGCCTTTCTTAAAGACCAAAAGCGGATTGTGCTTCGAAATTGTGGCCTTATCTCTCCGGAGTCTATTGAGGAATACCAGGCTAGAGACGGCTATCAGGCCCTGAAGCGGGTTCTGAAAGAGATGACACCGGCTCAAGTTATTTCTGAAGTGCTTGATTCAGGCTTACGGGGCAGAGGTGGAGCCGGATTTCCCACGGGCCTGAAGTGGCGATTAGCGGCCCAGTCTGATACAAAGCCGAAATATTTTATCTGCAATGCGGACGAAGGTGATCCCGGGGCCTTTATGGACCGGTCGGTCCTGGAGGGAGACCCTCATTCGGTAATAGAAGGGATGCTTATCGGCGCTTATGCTATTGGCGCTGGAGTTGGCTATATCTATGTCCGGGCCGAATATCCCCTGGCGGTGGCCAGATTGAAGATAGCCATTAAGCAAGCCAAAGACCAGGGGATCTTAGGCCAAAACATCCTGGGAAGTAATTTCAGTTTTGACCTCAAGATCAAGGAAGGGGCCGGTGCTTTTGTTTGTGGGGAAGAAACCGCCTTGATCGCCTCTATTGAAGGCAAACGGGGCATGCCCCGCCTCAGACCCCCCTTCCCGGCCGTTTCCGGCCTCTGGGGCAAACCGACTAATATCAATAACGTGGAAACCCTGGCCAACATCCCCTGGATTATACTTAATGGCGCCGGGGCCTTTGCTTCTCTGGGAACAGAGAAAAGTAAAGGCAGCAAGGTCTTTGCCCTGGCCGGTAAGATAAAACGGGGTGGCCTGGTTGAGGTCCCTATGGGATTAAGCCTCAGGGAAATAATTTTTGACATAGGGGGAGGAATCAAAGAGGATCGGGAATTCAAGGCCGTTCAGTTGGGTGGTCCTTCCGGGGGATGTATCCCGGCCTACTTGCTGGATACCCCCATTGATTATGAGGCCATTACCGCTACCGGCGCCATCATGGGCTCAGGTGGAATGGTGGTCATGGATGAGACCACCTGTATGGTGGATATCGCCCGCTTCTTTTTGAACTTCACCCAGGCTGAATCCTGTGGTAAATGCACCTTCTGCCGGTTGGGGACAAAGCGAATGCTGGAAATCCTGGAGAGAATTTGCCAAGGAGAGGGGCGAATAGAAGACCTCAAATTATTGGAAGAACTTTCAGAGTCGGTAAAGACAACCTCCCTTTGCGGTCTGGGGCAAACAGCTCCCAACCCTGTCTTGACTACCCTTAGATATTTTAGGGAGGAATACGAGGCCCATATTATTGAAAAACGCTGCCCGGCCAGGTCTTGCCGGCCGCTGCTTACCTTTACTGTCATCGAGGAACTTTGCACCGGCTGCGGCCTCTGCGCCAAGGTCTGCCCGGTTGAGGCCGCCAAAGGCAAGAAGAAAGAGCCTTATTCTATTGACCAGACCCTTTGCACCAAATGCGGTCAGTGCCTGGCCAAGTGCAAGTTCGAGGCGATTAGAGTGGAATAA
- the nuoE gene encoding NADH-quinone oxidoreductase subunit NuoE: protein MPDKEQALETVLTEYQKEKGSLIPVLQQAQAIQGYLSKPVMSRIAERLGIYESDVYGVATFYTQFRFTPLGKNIVKVCHGTACHVNGAEGISDSLCRHLKVKEGETTEDGKFTTERVACLGCCSLAPVVMINEETYGRLTSDKVKKILDRY, encoded by the coding sequence ATGCCGGATAAAGAGCAGGCCTTAGAAACGGTCCTGACCGAATACCAAAAAGAGAAAGGCAGCCTTATTCCTGTCCTTCAGCAGGCTCAGGCCATACAGGGCTATCTTTCTAAGCCGGTGATGAGCCGGATTGCCGAAAGGTTGGGAATTTACGAAAGTGATGTCTATGGGGTGGCCACCTTTTACACCCAGTTTCGCTTCACCCCCTTAGGGAAAAATATTGTCAAGGTCTGCCATGGGACAGCCTGTCATGTGAATGGCGCTGAAGGAATCAGCGATAGTCTCTGCCGTCATCTTAAGGTCAAAGAAGGCGAAACAACCGAGGACGGAAAATTCACTACAGAGCGGGTGGCCTGCCTGGGCTGCTGCAGCCTGGCGCCGGTGGTGATGATCAATGAAGAGACTTACGGCCGATTGACTTCAGATAAAGTGAAGAAGATTCTGGATAGATATTAG
- a CDS encoding aspartate-semialdehyde dehydrogenase has protein sequence MRQYNVAVVGATGAVGSEMIKTLSQRNFPVKELRPLASARSAGRAIEFKGTEITVSELREDSFGGIEIALFSAGGGVSKAFAPLAAKAGAVVIDNSSAFRMEPDIPLVVPEVNPETLKPGPGIIANPNCSTIQMVVVLKPLHDAARIKRVVVSTYQAVSGTGWKAMEELRIQSQAVLKGEKVVKEVYPHQIAFNILPHIDIFLENDYTKEEMKMVNETRKIMGDNLIAVTATTVRVPVFISHAESVNVEFSEPLSPDQAREILSSAPGVKVVDDPSRNLYPLSIEAAGRDETLVGRIRKDESIPHGLNLWIVADNLRKGAALNAVQIAEEMVKRGWL, from the coding sequence ATGCGTCAATATAACGTTGCCGTGGTTGGAGCTACCGGAGCGGTAGGCTCAGAGATGATCAAGACCTTGAGTCAGAGGAATTTTCCGGTTAAAGAGCTGCGGCCTCTGGCCAGTGCTCGTTCTGCCGGCCGGGCAATAGAGTTTAAGGGAACAGAAATAACTGTCTCTGAATTAAGGGAGGACTCTTTTGGGGGCATAGAGATTGCCCTCTTTTCAGCCGGAGGGGGGGTGAGCAAGGCGTTTGCCCCCCTGGCGGCCAAAGCTGGGGCAGTGGTGATCGACAACTCCAGCGCCTTTCGGATGGAGCCTGATATCCCGCTGGTTGTTCCTGAGGTAAACCCGGAGACACTCAAGCCGGGTCCAGGTATTATTGCCAACCCTAACTGCTCTACTATTCAGATGGTGGTAGTATTAAAACCCCTCCATGATGCGGCCAGGATCAAGCGGGTGGTGGTTTCTACCTACCAGGCAGTGTCAGGCACCGGCTGGAAGGCGATGGAAGAGCTGCGAATCCAAAGTCAGGCGGTGCTTAAAGGCGAAAAGGTAGTTAAAGAAGTGTATCCTCATCAGATTGCCTTCAACATCCTTCCCCATATAGATATCTTCCTGGAGAATGACTACACCAAAGAAGAGATGAAGATGGTTAATGAGACCAGAAAGATTATGGGGGATAATTTGATAGCGGTTACGGCTACCACGGTCAGGGTGCCGGTCTTTATCTCCCACGCTGAGTCAGTAAATGTGGAATTCTCTGAGCCTTTAAGTCCTGATCAAGCCAGAGAAATCTTGAGCAGCGCCCCTGGAGTTAAGGTAGTGGATGACCCGTCCAGGAATCTTTATCCTCTCTCAATAGAGGCGGCTGGTCGAGATGAAACCTTAGTTGGCCGCATCAGGAAGGATGAATCGATTCCCCATGGGCTTAATCTCTGGATTGTGGCTGATAACCTGAGAAAAGGGGCCGCCTTGAATGCGGTTCAGATTGCGGAAGAGATGGTAAAGAGAGGGTGGCTCTGA
- a CDS encoding ATP-binding cassette domain-containing protein encodes MIQLHHVFLRYGGIEVLSDINLQLSQGDFVILLGPSGAGKTALLSLINRSRLPSIGQVLVEKKNVGRMPPKEIPALLQRIGVIWQDLKLLDEKTVQENLSLPLWIAGWPKENIKERIGLALSRVSLWEKRSARAKDLCSGERQRLAIARAIITNPPILLADEPLENLDPILSEDILSLFNEVNQSGTTILLATQKREVAVNIARRVVVIKGGQIQ; translated from the coding sequence ATGATCCAACTTCATCATGTCTTCCTCAGGTACGGAGGAATTGAGGTCTTAAGTGATATCAACCTTCAACTAAGCCAGGGAGATTTTGTCATTCTCCTGGGGCCATCCGGGGCAGGTAAGACGGCTTTGCTTTCTTTGATTAATCGTTCCCGCCTGCCCAGCATTGGTCAGGTCCTGGTGGAAAAGAAAAATGTAGGTCGAATGCCTCCCAAGGAAATTCCCGCCTTGCTTCAACGCATCGGAGTTATATGGCAAGATCTTAAACTGTTAGATGAAAAGACGGTTCAAGAAAATCTCTCCTTACCCCTTTGGATAGCTGGGTGGCCGAAAGAGAATATTAAAGAACGAATTGGCCTGGCCTTGTCCAGAGTTAGTCTTTGGGAAAAACGGAGTGCCCGGGCTAAAGACCTTTGTAGTGGAGAGAGACAGCGACTGGCCATTGCCAGAGCAATTATTACCAATCCCCCCATACTTCTGGCTGATGAACCCCTGGAAAACCTCGATCCGATTTTATCCGAAGACATTCTTAGTCTCTTTAACGAAGTCAATCAATCAGGGACCACTATCCTTTTAGCTACCCAGAAAAGAGAGGTGGCGGTAAATATCGCCAGGCGGGTGGTGGTAATTAAAGGTGGACAGATACAGTAA
- a CDS encoding transketolase family protein — MMATRDAYGKALLKLGETNPRVVVLDSDVSSSTRTDKFAAKFPDRFFNFGIAEANMISAAAGLATCGKIPFASSFAVFASSRCFEQIRDCVCWPRLNVKIVPSHAGISVGEDGASHQAVEDISIMRMLPNMTVIVPADGLETEQAVLAAAEYDGPVYIRLGRAKFPLVCPPDYEFQIGKSFTLKEGSDATCIATGLMVFEAMAAAEKLKEQGINIGVINMSTIKPLDKEAILKAAAETGAIVTAEEHTIIGGLGSAVADVLVEERPAPMKRIGMRDRFGISGPPGDLLEKFHMSDADIVKAVLEVMERKKKL; from the coding sequence ATGATGGCTACCAGGGATGCCTATGGCAAGGCTTTATTGAAATTGGGTGAAACTAATCCAAGGGTGGTGGTGCTGGATTCGGATGTGTCTTCTTCTACCAGGACAGATAAATTTGCGGCCAAATTTCCGGATAGATTTTTTAATTTCGGCATTGCTGAGGCCAATATGATTAGCGCGGCCGCCGGTCTGGCCACCTGCGGTAAGATTCCTTTTGCCAGCTCCTTCGCTGTTTTTGCCTCGTCCAGATGTTTTGAGCAGATCAGAGACTGCGTGTGCTGGCCCAGGTTGAATGTTAAGATCGTGCCCTCCCATGCCGGGATTTCTGTGGGAGAAGATGGGGCCTCTCATCAGGCGGTGGAAGATATCTCCATTATGCGGATGTTGCCTAATATGACTGTTATTGTCCCGGCTGATGGGCTTGAAACAGAGCAGGCCGTCTTAGCCGCCGCCGAATATGATGGTCCGGTTTATATCAGATTGGGGAGGGCTAAATTCCCTCTGGTTTGTCCGCCTGATTATGAATTCCAGATCGGCAAGTCTTTTACTCTCAAGGAAGGAAGCGATGCTACCTGTATTGCTACCGGTTTGATGGTCTTTGAGGCCATGGCCGCCGCTGAGAAATTGAAAGAGCAAGGAATAAATATAGGCGTGATCAATATGAGCACTATTAAGCCGCTCGATAAGGAAGCTATCCTGAAGGCGGCCGCCGAGACCGGGGCTATTGTTACAGCCGAAGAACATACTATTATTGGCGGATTAGGCAGTGCCGTAGCTGATGTCCTGGTAGAAGAAAGACCAGCACCTATGAAAAGAATAGGGATGCGTGATAGATTCGGCATTTCTGGTCCACCCGGAGATCTTCTGGAAAAGTTCCACATGAGCGATGCAGATATTGTGAAGGCGGTGCTGGAAGTGATGGAAAGGAAGAAAAAACTCTAA
- a CDS encoding transketolase produces the protein MSCSISELEERAKEVRRHIVSMLAEAGSGHPGGSLSCADIVTTLYFEVMRHRPDDPKWPARDRFVLSKGHAVPTVYACLAMCGYFPVSELKTIRKINSRLQGHPDMMATPGVEMSTGSLGMGLSVSVGMALAGKIDHALYRVYVVLGDGEVQEGQVWEAAMSAAHYRLDNLCAFLDYNKLQIDGRVEDIMAIEPLIDKWKAFGWHTLEIDGHNIEQIIKAAEEAKKTKGKPTIIIAHTIKGKGVSFMEGVVGFHGVAPTREEAEKALSELS, from the coding sequence ATGTCCTGTTCTATTTCTGAATTAGAAGAACGCGCTAAGGAGGTAAGACGACATATTGTCAGTATGCTGGCGGAGGCGGGGTCCGGACATCCTGGCGGATCCCTCTCCTGTGCAGATATTGTCACCACCCTCTATTTTGAAGTCATGCGTCACCGGCCGGATGATCCTAAGTGGCCGGCGAGAGACAGGTTTGTTCTTTCCAAAGGACATGCTGTCCCTACCGTCTATGCCTGTCTGGCTATGTGTGGTTATTTCCCTGTTTCCGAGCTGAAAACCATAAGAAAAATAAACTCCCGATTACAAGGGCATCCGGATATGATGGCTACGCCCGGAGTGGAAATGTCTACCGGCTCCCTGGGTATGGGGCTTTCGGTTTCGGTGGGGATGGCTCTGGCTGGCAAAATAGACCACGCTCTCTATCGAGTCTATGTGGTCCTTGGCGATGGAGAGGTTCAAGAAGGACAGGTCTGGGAAGCAGCGATGAGCGCCGCCCATTATCGGCTTGATAATCTGTGCGCCTTCCTGGATTACAATAAACTCCAGATCGATGGCCGGGTAGAAGATATTATGGCGATTGAACCTTTGATTGACAAATGGAAGGCCTTTGGTTGGCACACCCTGGAAATAGATGGACATAACATAGAGCAAATTATCAAGGCGGCTGAAGAAGCCAAGAAAACTAAGGGAAAGCCGACGATAATTATTGCCCACACCATTAAAGGAAAGGGTGTTTCCTTTATGGAAGGGGTGGTTGGTTTTCATGGAGTAGCTCCAACCAGAGAAGAAGCAGAAAAGGCCCTATCAGAGTTAAGTTAG
- the csaB gene encoding polysaccharide pyruvyl transferase CsaB, whose amino-acid sequence MTKTVLLSGYYGCGNVGDELILKAILDRFNECDSLEVIVASADPAQTAKDYGVKTIDRRHLKAIFFRLRDCQALISGGGGLLQDVTSSRSLYYYLGIMELAIILGKPVIIYAQGIGPIRNSINRFITRTVLKRASLITLREEQSAKVLEGLGFNRQDLMVTADPVLSLPSLAPAEKGKGIGVVIRPLKSRPNLAGRIARILDELAEKFPDIPFTLIPFHPQYDFDLAQEIKLSMKHKIGIFVGYGLSKYIEAIERLDLLIGMRLHALILAAINQVPMVGISIDPKIDSFIQAVDQPLITLETADKESMISLISHVWEDRENYQERLKKLVPPLRQKAEATFRLVVDFLEKGDYSTPKA is encoded by the coding sequence ATGACTAAGACTGTCCTTCTCAGCGGATATTACGGTTGCGGCAATGTCGGTGATGAACTCATTCTAAAGGCCATATTAGATAGGTTCAATGAATGTGATTCCCTGGAGGTGATAGTTGCTTCAGCTGATCCTGCTCAGACAGCTAAAGATTATGGGGTGAAGACAATAGATCGTCGTCATCTGAAGGCCATATTTTTTAGGCTGCGGGATTGCCAGGCCCTTATCAGCGGAGGCGGCGGGCTCCTCCAGGATGTAACCAGCAGTCGTTCTCTTTATTACTATTTGGGAATAATGGAATTGGCCATAATCCTGGGTAAACCGGTTATCATCTATGCCCAGGGGATTGGCCCCATAAGAAATTCGATAAACAGATTTATTACCAGGACGGTTCTGAAGAGGGCCAGTCTTATTACCCTCAGGGAGGAACAATCGGCTAAGGTCTTGGAAGGACTCGGGTTTAACCGGCAGGATTTAATGGTGACGGCTGACCCGGTATTAAGTCTTCCTTCCTTAGCCCCGGCCGAAAAAGGTAAAGGAATAGGCGTAGTTATTCGTCCCCTTAAATCGAGACCTAATCTGGCCGGAAGGATAGCCAGGATATTAGACGAATTGGCTGAAAAATTCCCCGATATCCCTTTTACGCTTATCCCCTTTCATCCCCAATATGATTTTGACCTGGCTCAAGAGATAAAACTGAGCATGAAACACAAGATAGGCATATTTGTGGGCTATGGCCTGTCTAAGTATATCGAAGCGATTGAGAGACTTGATCTTTTAATAGGAATGAGGCTTCATGCCCTTATCCTGGCTGCCATCAACCAGGTGCCGATGGTAGGCATAAGTATCGACCCCAAAATCGATTCTTTTATTCAGGCGGTTGATCAGCCCCTGATAACCCTGGAAACAGCCGACAAAGAATCTATGATTAGCCTCATTTCCCACGTTTGGGAGGATCGTGAGAATTATCAGGAAAGATTAAAAAAATTAGTGCCCCCCTTGAGGCAAAAAGCTGAAGCTACTTTCAGGTTGGTGGTAGATTTTTTAGAGAAAGGCGACTACTCAACCCCTAAGGCATAA